A window of the Tiliqua scincoides isolate rTilSci1 chromosome 5, rTilSci1.hap2, whole genome shotgun sequence genome harbors these coding sequences:
- the LOC136653816 gene encoding olfactory receptor 2D2-like, with protein MRTALSVIFLIAYLVTMVSNFVIIMLVHLDSRLHTPMYFFLSNFSSLEMCLVSSIVPQMLAHMLAGDGRLAFNRCVTQMYFTCSLGCTEGLLLGAMAYDRYVAICCPLVYVVVMSKRRCLMLAAISWICGFLLPVFFTHCLLNLPFCGHNNINHFFCNLHMLSGLVCGDIHQLEAIIFVGGVVVLLVPLCVILTSYGLIIIAVVRMSSGAGQSKAFSTCASHLAVVTMFYGSVMALYMRPRSGKDSSHDKHVSIFYVVITPLLNPFIYTLRNKDVHAAVAKVFRKGGAGHKD; from the coding sequence ATGAGGACTGCCCTCTCTGTAATCTTTCTTATTGCCTACCTGGTCACCATGGTGAGCAATTTTGTCATCATCATGCTGGTCCACCTGGACTCCCGCCTCCACACTccaatgtatttcttcctcagcaACTTTTCGAGCCTGGAGATGTGCCTTGTGAGCAGCATCGTGCCTCAAATGTTGGCTCACATGCTGGCTGGAGACGGAAGACTAGCTTTCAATCGCTGTGTAACTCAGATGTACTTTACATGTTCTCTGGGTTGCACGGAAGGGCTGCTTCTGGGCgccatggcttatgaccgctatgtggccatctgctgCCCTCTAGTCTATGTTGTGGTCATGAGTAAGAGACGCTGCTTGATGCTAGCAGCCATCTCATGGATTTGTGGTTTCCTCTTACCTGTGTTTTTCACACACTGCCTTCTGAACCTTCCTTTCTGTGGCCACAACAACATCAACCACTTCTTCTGCAACCTTCATATGCTATCAGGACTTGTGTGTGGAGATATTCACCAACTTGAAGCCATCATCTTCGTGGGGGGAGTTGTTGTCCTGCTTGTCCCCCTCTGTGTCATCCTGACCTCTTATGGGCTCATCATAATAGCTGTAGTGCGCATGAGCTCAGGTGCCGGTCAGAGCAAGGCCTTCTCCACATGCGCCTCCCACCTAGCGGTGGTGACAATGTTTTATGGATCTGTCATGGCCCTTTACATGAGGCCTCGGTCTGGAAAAGACTCCAGCCATGACAAACACGTGTCCATCTTTTATGTAGTGATCACCCCACTTCTCAACCCTTTCATCTACACACTGCGGAACAAGGATGTCCATGCTGCAGTAGCTAAGGTGTTCCGTAAAGGAGGTGCTGGTCACAAGGACTGA
- the LOC136653814 gene encoding olfactory receptor 2D3-like yields the protein MDVILLGLTSHRRTQIALFVAILIISLITMLGNLMVILLVQLDSRLHTPMYFFLSNLSVLEMSFVSNIVPQMLAHLLTGNGKISFNRCTAQMYLGGALLCTEGLLLGAMAYDRYVAICWPLVYVMVMSKGRCLMLAAISWACGFLLPVVYTHCILHLPFCGPNIINHFICSLQMVLRLACGNIHHIEVIILAIAAFVLLVPLSVILTSYGLIIASVVRMRSAEGRSKAFSTCASHLAVVTMFYGSLMALYMRPRSGTDSSHDKHVSIFHVVITPLLNPVIYTLRNKDVHASVAKILCRRAAQHKG from the coding sequence ATGGATGTCATCCTGCTGGGACTCACCAGCCATCGAAGGACACAGATTGCCCTTTTTGTGGCCATCCTCATTATTTCTCTGATCACTATGTTGGGCAACCTAATGGTCATCTTGCTTGTCCAGCTGGACTCCCGCCTCCACACcccaatgtatttcttcctcagcaACCTCTCAGTCCTAGAGATGAGTTTTGTCAGCAACATTGTACCTCAAATGTTGGCTCATCTGCTGACAGGGAATGGAAAAATCTCATTCAATCGGTGTACCGCTCAGATGTACCTTGGAGGGGCTCTGCTTTGCACGGAAGGACTCCTTCTGGGTGCCATGGCCTATGACCGgtatgtggccatttgctggCCTTTGGTCTATGTCATGGTCATGAGCAAGGGTCGCTGCTTGATGCTAGCTGCCATCTCATGGGCCTGTGGTTTCCTCTTACCTGTGGTATAcacgcactgcattctgcatctCCCTTTCTGTGGCCCCAATATCATCAACCACTTCATCTGCAGCCTTCAGATGGTGCTGAGACTGGCATGTGGAAACATTCACCACATTGAGGTAATCATCTTGGCGATTGCAGCTTTTGTCCTACTTGTCCCTCTCAGTGTCATCCTGACCTCTTATGGGCTCATCATAGCATCTGTAGTGCGCATGAGATCAGCTGAAGGCCGGAGCAAGGCCTTCTCCACATGTGCCTCCCATCTGGCAGTGGTGACAATGTTTTATGGATCTCTCATGGCTCTCTACATGAGGCCTCGGTCAGGTACGGACTCCAGCCATGACAAACATGTCTCTATCTTTCATGTTGTGATTACCCCACTTCTTAACCCTGTCATCTACACATTGCGGAACAAGGATGTCCATGCCTCAGTAGCTAAGATTCTTTGTAGGAGAGCTGCTCAACACAAGGGCTAA
- the LOC136653815 gene encoding olfactory receptor 2D2-like, which yields MDNIVEDAGRGNIRTLDRTAVVNQTSITQVILVGLTSHRKTQIALFVTILIAYLMTMLGNLTVILLARLDSRLHTPMYFILSNLSCLEMCFVSNIVPQMLTQLMSGSGGMSFNHCMAQMYFAGALGCTEAVLLGAMAYDRYVAILHPLVYAVAMNRGRCLMLGAISWASGFLLPVIFTCCIMRLPFCGAKHINHFFCSLQMVLRLVCGDIHHIEVTILVGGVIVLLTPLCVILISYALIVLSIVRMSSGASRSKAFSTCSSHLLVVTMFYGSLLALYMRPRSGTDTSHDKHVSIFYVVITPLLNPVIYTLRNKDVHAAVAKVLCRRGAGHKD from the exons ATGGACAACATTGTGGAAGATGCTGGGAGAGGCAATATAAG GACGCTGGACAGAACAGCAGTCGTGAACCAGACAAGCATCACGCAGGTCATCCTTGTGGGACTCACCAGTCATCGAAAGACCCAGATTGCCCTTTTTGTGACCATCCTCATTGCCTACCTGATGACCATGTTGGGCAACCTAACTGTCATCTTGCTTGCCCGGCTGGACTCCCGCCTCCACACTCCAATGTATTTCATCCTTAGCAACCTCTCATGCCTGGAAATGTGTTTTGTCAGCAACATCGTGCCTCAAATGTTGACTCAACTGATGTCAGGGAGTGGAGGAATGTCTTTCAATCACTGCATGGCTCAGATGTACTTTGCTGGAGCTCTGGGTTGCACTGAAGCAGTGCTTCTGGGTGCCATGGCCTATGACCGGTATGTAGCCATCCTCCACCCTCTGGTTTATGCGGTGGCCATGAACAGGGGGCGCTGCTTGATGTTAGGTGCAATCTCATGGGCCAGTGGTTTTCTCTTGCCAGTTATATTCACATGTTGCATTATGCGCCTTCCTTTTTGTGGTGCCAAACATATCAATCACTTCTTCTGCAGCCTTCAGATGGTGCTGAGACTGGTGTGTGGAGACATTCACCACATTGAGGTCACCATCTTGGTGGGAGGTGTTATTGTCCTACTCACCCCACTCTGTGTCATCTTGATCTCTTATGCACTCATTGTACTATCTATAGTGCGCATGAGCTCAGGTGCCAGCCGGAGCAAGGCCTTCTCCACATGTAGCTCCCATCTCCTGGTTGTCACAATGTTTTATGGGTCCCTTCTGGCCCTTTACATGAGGCCTCGGTCGGGGACAGACACCAGCCATGACAAACACGTGTCTATCTTTTATGTGGTGATCACTCCACTTCTCAACCCAGTCATCTACACACTGCGGAACAAGGATGTCCATGCCGCAGTAGCTAAAGTGCTCTGTAGAAGAGGTGCTGGACACAAGGATTGA